The following are from one region of the Stigmatopora argus isolate UIUO_Sarg chromosome 9, RoL_Sarg_1.0, whole genome shotgun sequence genome:
- the LOC144082098 gene encoding peptidyl-prolyl cis-trans isomerase FKBP3-like — MSQEPVWKWTAELLRSDDFPKKDLIKFLEDNAAHSLLNEHGLLGNIKYVAKTTKAEQLVDPITGCLSAKCLKPQRRWRR, encoded by the exons atgagccaggagcCAGTATGGAAGTGGACTGCAGAGctgctcagaagtgacgatttcccgaagaaagacctgataaagttcttagaggacaatgcagcgcattcg ttacTCAACGAGCACGGACTGCTTGGAAACATCAAgtatgtggccaaaacgaccaaagCGGAGCAGCTTGTCGACCCCATAACGGGCTGTTTGTCAGCTAA atgtttgaagcCACAGAGACGGTGGAGGAGGTGA